Proteins from a genomic interval of Amphiura filiformis chromosome 9, Afil_fr2py, whole genome shotgun sequence:
- the LOC140160055 gene encoding uncharacterized protein, with product MEWIGELEERRKEQRHRVKVFKKERKHDDDKEHTELGELNLDYHRDTHGLILGSGERSEESNPVAEDESRLQHRERLKAWHIEEHQKRMVEKDPDQSLSHNDSAMDCLTTEITEGDIISRCTLYGVPIPAAPPISREFYTKLGLRIPRELDVVEEGHEDDLDSCSSLEDIVTVGSLVDSDVDWHEKLNDRPVLCVGNLFEKSNVEMHKHGHISRARPIASDTALDKLLEFEDTNLSIYDNHHLFVGVDKETLHHTNSIPDILNGEAAFLEDDYEASQVTHRTSFVAMDVANENTQLQAHIINGHALLVTKKQLELEKELIKFREEHHDLDFTTCKHIGIQHRYYNQRRKNIQIGKMKSFK from the exons ATGGAATGGATTGGAGAATTGGAAGAAAGACGGAAAGAGCAACGACATCGGGTAAAAGTGtttaaaaaggaaagaaaacacGATGATGACAAAGAGCACACAGAACTTGGCGAGCTCAATCTGGACTACCACCGCGATACCCACGGTTTGATTCTGGGATCTGGTGAGAGGTCAGAAGAATCAAACCCAGTGGCTGAGGATGAAAGTAGGTTACAACACCGTGAAAGATTAAAAGCATGGCACATTGAGGAGCATCAGAAACGTATGGTAGAAAAGGATCCAGATCAGTCATTATCACACAATGATAGTGCCATGGATTGCTTAACTACGGAGATCACAGAAGGAGATATTATCAGTAGGTGCACACTGTACGGGGTACCTATACCAGCAGCACCACCGATAAGCCGGGAATTCTATACCAAGCTTGGATTGCGTATACCTCGCGAATTGGACGTTGTAGAAGAGGGACATGAGGATGATTtggattcttgcagtagcttggAAGATATCGTAACCGTGGGCAGTTTAGTCGATTCAG ATGTGGATTGGCACGAGAAGCTGAACGACCGTCCTGTACTATGTGTTGGGAATCTGTTTGAGAAATCCAATGTTGAGATGCATAAGCATGGTCATATATCTCGAGCTAGACCAATTGCTTCAGACACAGCGCTTGATAAACTATTAGAATTTGAGGACACTAACCTTTCAAT atatgaTAACCATCACCTGTTTGTTGGTGTTGACAAGGAGACACTCCATCACACCAATTCAATACCAGACATACTGAATGGAGAAGCAGCCTTTTTAGAAGATGATTATGAAGCTTCACAAGTTACTCATAGAACATCATTTGTTGCCATGGATGTTG CAAATGAGAACACCCAATTACAAGCTCATATAATAAATGGACATGCACTTCTCGTTACTAAGAAGCAATTAGAACTTGAAAAGGAGTTGATCAAATTTCGAGAAGAACATCACGATTTAGACTTCACTACGTGCAAGCACATTGGAATACAACATAGATATTATAACCAACGTCGAAAGAACATACAAATAGGAAAGATGAAGAGTTTCAAGTAA